The proteins below come from a single Triticum aestivum cultivar Chinese Spring chromosome 5D, IWGSC CS RefSeq v2.1, whole genome shotgun sequence genomic window:
- the LOC123122808 gene encoding uncharacterized protein, whose product MLFSSLFYDSASSENFSGHPGVERCPFLRNINGATTFSFSSALPVAARGSKGLIFEDGPGFESAFKLFHGQDGIVPLSGRSYVPDENRSEITDVNPEPALPFNPFAARVATISLSAFGPFGFNFYNGKGKKQNKKPNNLDQSHKKPNKPDQNSMKARGRSWSDSRGAVEVASHGGRVGQCKVVRSEARLRRQAGRGRRRSGATDGGAGTGW is encoded by the exons ATGCTCTTCAGCAGCCTGTTCTATGACTCGGCATCATCGGAGAACTTTTCTGGTCATCCCGGTGTTGAGAGATGCCCATTCCTGAGGAACATCAATGGAGCCACAACCTTTTCATTTTCTTCTGCTTTGCCTGTAGCT GCTCGGGGAAGCAAGGGCCTGATCTTTGAGGATGGACCAGGCTTTGAGTCGGCATTCAAGCTTTTCCATGGACAGGATGGGATAGTTCCCCTTTCAGGAAGATCATATGTGCCTGATGAGAACCGTAGTGAGATCACTGATGTCAATCCTGAACCTGCTCTGCCCTTTAATCCATTTGCTGCAAGAGTCGCTACCATAAGTCTATCAGCATTTGGACCATTCGGGTTTAACTTCTATAATGGCAAGGGCAAAAAGCAGAACAAGAAGCCCAACAATCTAGACCAGTCACACAAGAAGCCCAACAAGCCAGATCAGAATTCCATGAAA GCAAGAGGCAGAAGCTGGAGCGACAGCCGTGGTGCCGTGGAAGTGGCGAGTCATGGAGGCAGAGTTGGTCAGTGCAAAGTTGTGCGAAGCGAAGCCAGGCTACGCAGACAAGCAGGCCGAGGGCGAAGGCGGTCGGGTGCCACAGATGGAGGCGCTGGGACAGGGTGGTGA